From the Primulina tabacum isolate GXHZ01 chromosome 15, ASM2559414v2, whole genome shotgun sequence genome, one window contains:
- the LOC142527896 gene encoding alpha-1,3-arabinosyltransferase XAT3-like isoform X1, protein MEKLKMPCFRATPLIFLIIFPLLFIGVDFFWENTALSFHGCKFFFPSIPASSETSFSTGKVVNKAPGDQLGLMKFQLSRLVKSGGEDGRNLEFTGFACDKSVRSVVCVADQPVKIDTRNMTVYVSSNQTTEQETIIRPYAKQEDEVLKSITPVRIFRHGNLMKSPPFCEYRHEIPAVVFSTGSTGNVFHEISEIIIPLFITTKQFESRVFFILEDYKPSFMAKYGKILSHLSAFEVMNPASNGSVHCFPGSVIGVKYNDNLALNSSEIPGGYSMLDFRHLLRQSYGLRFTHASQISKPRLLLLSRTNTRRFLNEDEMILMMKELGFETIVVKRSSLASNLNKFTKMINSCSVLVGAHGAGLTNELFLPSGAVMVQVELLGTEWASNMYYGDTARAMGVHYLRYKIEPEESSLVKLYGRNHPVITDPGYMYNKGGYRAARTVYLDLQNVRINLVRLRETLVEALSIVTDLEK, encoded by the exons ATGGAGAAACTCAAAATGCCATGTTTTCGTGCCACTCCGTTGATTTTCTTGATAATCTTTCCTTTGCTTTTTATTGGTGTTGATTTCTTCTGGGAGAACACAGCTCTTTCTTTTCAtggatgtaaattttttttcccttctATTCCTGCAAGCTCAGAAACCAGCTTCAGCACTGGAAAGGTCGTCAATAAAGCACCTGGAGATCAACTGGGATTGATGAAGTTTCAGTTATCAAGACTCGTAAAATCAG GAGGAGAAGATGGAAGAAATCTTGAATTCACTGGCTTCGCATGTGACAAATCAGTTCGCTCTGTGGTCTGTGTAGCGGATCAGCCTGTAAAAATCGACACCAGGAACATGACAGTATACGTTTCATCAAACCAGACAACCGAGCAAGAAACCATTATACGGCCTTACGCGAAACAAGAAGATGAAGTCCTTAAATCCATCACACCTGTTCGTATTTTTCGACATGGAAACTTAATGAAAAGTCCGCCGTTTTGTGAATACAGGCACGAAATCCCTGCTGTAGTTTTCTCGACAGGCAGCACAGGCAATGTTTTCCATGAAATTAGTGAAATAATAATTCCTTTATTCATCACGACGAAACAGTTCGAGTCTCGGGTGTTTTTCATCCTCGAGGATTACAAGCCATCGTTCATGGCCAAATACGGCAAGATTTTGTCACATTTATCCGCTTTTGAGGTCATGAATCCAGCTTCGAACGGAAGTGTCCACTGTTTTCCAGGTTCAGTTATTGGTGTTAAGTATAACGACAATCTGGCCTTAAATTCAAGTGAAATCCCGGGGGGATATTCGATGTTAGATTTCAGACATCTTCTTAGGCAATCATACGGTCTGAGATTCACACACGCTTCACAGATCAGTAAACCGAGGCTACTGCTGTTATCTCGTACCAATACTAGGCGATTCTTGAACGAAGATGAAATGATTTTGATGATGAAAGAGTTGGGCTTCGAAACAATCGTTGTTAAAAGATCATCGCTAGCGTCGAATCTGAACAAATTCACAAAAATGATCAATTCTTGCAGTGTTTTGGTTGGAGCTCACGGGGCCGGACTCACAAATGAGTTGTTCTTGCCTTCTGGTGCTGTGATGGTGCAAGTAGAACTACTCGGCACCGAATGGGCATCGAACATGTACTATGGCGACACGGCACGTGCAATGGGGGTGCACTATTTGCGCTACAAAATCGAACCAGAAGAGAGTTCCTTAGTGAAGTTATACGGAAGGAATCATCCCGTAATCACTGATCCTGGATACATGTATAACAAAGGAGGATACCGGGCAGCCCGGACTGTGTATCTTGATCTTCAGAATGTAAGGATCAATCTTGTGAGGCTTAGAGAAACACTTGTTGAAGCACTAAGCATAGTTACTGATTTAGAGAAGTAG
- the LOC142527896 gene encoding alpha-1,3-arabinosyltransferase XAT3-like isoform X2, producing the protein MEKLKMPCFRATPLIFLIIFPLLFIGVDFFWENTALSFHGCKFFFPSIPASSETSFSTGKVVNKAPGDQLGLMKFQLSRLVKSGEDGRNLEFTGFACDKSVRSVVCVADQPVKIDTRNMTVYVSSNQTTEQETIIRPYAKQEDEVLKSITPVRIFRHGNLMKSPPFCEYRHEIPAVVFSTGSTGNVFHEISEIIIPLFITTKQFESRVFFILEDYKPSFMAKYGKILSHLSAFEVMNPASNGSVHCFPGSVIGVKYNDNLALNSSEIPGGYSMLDFRHLLRQSYGLRFTHASQISKPRLLLLSRTNTRRFLNEDEMILMMKELGFETIVVKRSSLASNLNKFTKMINSCSVLVGAHGAGLTNELFLPSGAVMVQVELLGTEWASNMYYGDTARAMGVHYLRYKIEPEESSLVKLYGRNHPVITDPGYMYNKGGYRAARTVYLDLQNVRINLVRLRETLVEALSIVTDLEK; encoded by the exons ATGGAGAAACTCAAAATGCCATGTTTTCGTGCCACTCCGTTGATTTTCTTGATAATCTTTCCTTTGCTTTTTATTGGTGTTGATTTCTTCTGGGAGAACACAGCTCTTTCTTTTCAtggatgtaaattttttttcccttctATTCCTGCAAGCTCAGAAACCAGCTTCAGCACTGGAAAGGTCGTCAATAAAGCACCTGGAGATCAACTGGGATTGATGAAGTTTCAGTTATCAAGACTCGTAAAATCAG GAGAAGATGGAAGAAATCTTGAATTCACTGGCTTCGCATGTGACAAATCAGTTCGCTCTGTGGTCTGTGTAGCGGATCAGCCTGTAAAAATCGACACCAGGAACATGACAGTATACGTTTCATCAAACCAGACAACCGAGCAAGAAACCATTATACGGCCTTACGCGAAACAAGAAGATGAAGTCCTTAAATCCATCACACCTGTTCGTATTTTTCGACATGGAAACTTAATGAAAAGTCCGCCGTTTTGTGAATACAGGCACGAAATCCCTGCTGTAGTTTTCTCGACAGGCAGCACAGGCAATGTTTTCCATGAAATTAGTGAAATAATAATTCCTTTATTCATCACGACGAAACAGTTCGAGTCTCGGGTGTTTTTCATCCTCGAGGATTACAAGCCATCGTTCATGGCCAAATACGGCAAGATTTTGTCACATTTATCCGCTTTTGAGGTCATGAATCCAGCTTCGAACGGAAGTGTCCACTGTTTTCCAGGTTCAGTTATTGGTGTTAAGTATAACGACAATCTGGCCTTAAATTCAAGTGAAATCCCGGGGGGATATTCGATGTTAGATTTCAGACATCTTCTTAGGCAATCATACGGTCTGAGATTCACACACGCTTCACAGATCAGTAAACCGAGGCTACTGCTGTTATCTCGTACCAATACTAGGCGATTCTTGAACGAAGATGAAATGATTTTGATGATGAAAGAGTTGGGCTTCGAAACAATCGTTGTTAAAAGATCATCGCTAGCGTCGAATCTGAACAAATTCACAAAAATGATCAATTCTTGCAGTGTTTTGGTTGGAGCTCACGGGGCCGGACTCACAAATGAGTTGTTCTTGCCTTCTGGTGCTGTGATGGTGCAAGTAGAACTACTCGGCACCGAATGGGCATCGAACATGTACTATGGCGACACGGCACGTGCAATGGGGGTGCACTATTTGCGCTACAAAATCGAACCAGAAGAGAGTTCCTTAGTGAAGTTATACGGAAGGAATCATCCCGTAATCACTGATCCTGGATACATGTATAACAAAGGAGGATACCGGGCAGCCCGGACTGTGTATCTTGATCTTCAGAATGTAAGGATCAATCTTGTGAGGCTTAGAGAAACACTTGTTGAAGCACTAAGCATAGTTACTGATTTAGAGAAGTAG
- the LOC142526780 gene encoding uncharacterized protein LOC142526780: MAGADAAASLRSSVAPANLPLVSAFLACAVAQFLKPFTTWLKDKKWDSKRMLGSGGMPSSHSATVAALATAIGLQDGAGESSFAIAVVLACVVMYDATGIRLHAGRQAELLNQIVCELPPEHPVANVRPLRDSLGHTPLQVSAGALLGCMVAVLLRCSS, encoded by the exons ATGGCGGGCGCTGATGCTGCGGCGAGCCTCCGTTCGTCTGTTGCCCCTGCCAATCTGCCTCTCGTCTCGGCCTTCCTAGCGTGTGCTGTCGCGCAGTTTCTAAAGCCTTTCACTACTTG GTTGAAGGATAAAAAATGGGATTCTAAAAGGATGTTGGGTTCAGGTGGGATGCCATCATCGCATTCAGCAACTGTTGCCGCTCTTGCTACTGCTATTGGACTGCAAGATGGAGCTGGGGAATCATCATTTGCCATTGCTGTAGTCCTGGCATGTGTT GTAATGTATGATGCTACTGGCATCAGACTTCATGCTGGTCGGCAAGCTGAA TTATTGAATCAAATTGTCTGTGAATTACCTcctgagcatcctgttgctaaCGTCAGACCTCTTCGAGACTCACTCGGTCATACTCCACTTCAG GTTTCTGCTGGTGCTTTGCTGGGGTGTATGGTAGCAGTCCTATTGAGATGTTCTAGTTAA
- the LOC142526142 gene encoding LOW QUALITY PROTEIN: aspartate carbamoyltransferase 3, chloroplastic-like (The sequence of the model RefSeq protein was modified relative to this genomic sequence to represent the inferred CDS: deleted 1 base in 1 codon; substituted 1 base at 1 genomic stop codon): MDKGSSNNMLHQFAFDVYLFALLDVYTIQRETGKIYGFIVGLVADXLAYGRTVRSLAYLLDKYKDVKIYFVSPEVVKMKLKLIGDDIKDYLTSKGVEWEESADLMEVASKCDVVYQTQRFEERIDLYEEARGKYIVDQNILDVMQKHAVVMHPLPRLDEITVDVDVDPRDAYFRQAKDGLYIRMALLKLLLLGW; encoded by the exons atggATAAAGGAAGCAGTAATAACATGTTGCACCAATTTGCATTTGATGTTTATCTGTTT GCCCTCTTGGATGTGTACACTATTCAAAGGGAGACAGGAAAAATTTATGGCTTCATAGTTGGACTTGTTGCAGAT TAGTTAGCTTATGGAAGAACAGTCAGATCACTTGCCTATTTACTCGACAAGTACAAGGATGTTAAGATCTACTTTGTGTCGCCTGAAGTAGTAAAGATGAAGTTGAAACTGATTGGA GATGACATCAAAGATTATCTGACATCCAAGGGAGTTGAATGGGAAGAAAGTGCTGATTTAATGGAGGTTGCTTCAAAATGTGATGTGGTGTACCAAACTCAAAGATTTGAGGAAAGAATTGATCTCTATGAAGAAGCTCGGGGAAAGTACATAGTGGATCAGAATATCCTTGATGTGATGCAGAAACACGCAGTTGTAATGCATCCACTACCAAGGCTTGATGAG ATAACTGTTGATGTGGATGTCGATCCAAGGGATGCATATTTTAGACAAGCAAAGGATGGTCTCTATATTCGCATGGCTCTTTTGAAGCTCTTACTTCTTGGTTGGTGA
- the LOC142528054 gene encoding endoglucanase 11-like, with protein MEERKRQCQLLVQLLFLFSILPVSHSFNYGDALAKSLMYFEAQRSGHLPYNQRVTWRHHSGLTDGLEQEVDLVGGYYDAGDNVKFGLPMAFTITMLSWGVIEFRDEIAAAGQLRHALEAIKWGTDYFIKAHTHPNVLWSMVGDGDTDHLCWQRPEDMTTSRRAYKVDEKNPGSEVAAETAAAMAAAAIVFKKTNRQYSHLLLEHAKQLFEFGDKYREKYDRSIKEAKGYYPSVSGYVDELLWAALWLYKVTDNEPQYLNYAIQNAQSFRGITWAIAEFSWDVKYAGLQIIAAMLPMEDKSQLEKEILNQYRSKGEQYICACLNKNNSTNVRRTLGGLLYTRRWNNMQYVSTAVFLLTLYSDHLQSTNRRLNCDKDSVSSDEIISFVKSQAHYILGSNPMGMSYLVGYGPVYPSRVHHRGASMDSHKDSKVFVGCKQGYDNWFGRQKPNPNVIVGALVGGPDDDDNFVDRRGNFAQTEACTYNTAPLVGVFAKLHSLEKGNSTPTASKSLSLVSFI; from the exons ATGGAGGAGAGGAAAAGGCAATGCCAATTACTAGTTCAATTACTTTTCTTATTTTCCATTCTTCCTGTCTCTCATTCCTTCAACTATGGAGATGCTCTAGCCAAAAGTCTCATGTACTTCGAAGCGCAGCGATCGGGCCACCTGCCGTACAATCAGAGAGTGACATGGCGCCACCACTCCGGCCTCACCGATGGCCTCGAACAAGAG GTGGACTTGGTGGGGGGATactatgatgcaggtgataatgTAAAGTTTGGTCTTCCGATGGCGTTTACCATTACAATGCTTTCATGGGGTGTCATTGAATTCCGGGATGAAATCGCTGCCGCGGGACAACTCCGGCATGCCCTTGAAGCGATCAAATGGGGAACGGATTACTTCATTAAAGCGCACACTCATCCTAATGTTCTTTGGTCTATG GTGGGTGATGGTGACACCGATCACCTATGCTGGCAGCGGCCGGAGGATATGACGACTTCCCGCCGAGCGTATAAGGTGGACGAGAAGAACCCAGGTTCGGAAGTGGCGGCGGAGACCGCAGCTGCCATGGCGGCAGCGGCAATAGTGTTCAAGAAAACAAACCGACAGTACTCACACCTTCTCTTGGAGCATGCGAAACAG TTGTTTGAATTTGGTGACAAATACAGAGAGAAATATGACCGCAGCATTAAAGAAGCGAAGGGATACTACCCGTCGGTGAGCGGGTACGTAGATGAGTTGTTGTGGGCAGCTTTGTGGCTATACAAGGTTACCGACAACGAACCACAATATTTGAATTACGCCATTCAAAATGCGCAATCTTTTCGTGGGATCACTTGGGCCATTGCTGAATTTAGCTGGGATGTCAAGTACGCAGGGCTTCAAATCATCGCCGCTATG TTGCCAATGGAAGACAAAAGCCAACTAGAGAAGGAGATCCTCAACCAGTACCGTTCAAAGGGAGAACAATACATTTGTGCTTGCCTGAACAAGAACAACTCAACCAACGTGCGCCGAACCCTCGGCGGCCTACTGTACACCCGGAGATGGAACAATATGCAGTATGTTTCCACCGCAGTATTCTTGCTCACACTCTACTCCGATCATCTTCAATCCACCAACCGAAGACTCAACTGTGACAAAGACTCGGTGAGTTCTGACGAAATCATCTCATTCGTCAAATCTCAAGCACACTACATTCTTGGCTCGAATCCTATGGGAATGAGTTACCTGGTCGGCTATGGACCGGTCTATCCCAGTCGAGTACACCATAGGGGTGCATCCATGGATTCGCACAAGGATAGCAAGGTTTTTGTTGGGTGCAAGCAGGGATATGATAACTGGTTTGGAAGGCAGAAACCGAACCCGAATGTTATTGTAGGAGCCTTGGTTGGTGGACCGGATGATGACGATAACTTCGTAGATCGAAGGGGTAACTTTGCTCAGACTGAGGCTTGCACGTATAATACCGCGCCTTTGGTCGGAGTTTTCGCCAAGTTGCACTCACTGGAAAAAGGTAATTCCACTCCCACTGCTTCGAAGAGTCTCTCCTTAGTCTCCTTCATTTAA